A region of Acidithiobacillus ferridurans DNA encodes the following proteins:
- the xseB gene encoding exodeoxyribonuclease VII small subunit, with amino-acid sequence MNDESSPVEAPADFASTLDALEETVRRLEGGQLGLEDSVALFQRGIELSRRAEAQLQNARQIVETLLGEDAVPAPLTQEEDG; translated from the coding sequence ATGAACGACGAATCGTCCCCCGTGGAAGCCCCCGCCGACTTCGCAAGCACCCTGGATGCCTTGGAAGAGACCGTTCGCCGCCTGGAAGGGGGGCAGTTAGGTCTGGAAGACTCTGTCGCCCTTTTCCAGCGCGGCATCGAATTGTCCAGGCGTGCCGAGGCGCAGTTGCAGAACGCGCGGCAGATCGTGGAAACATTGCTCGGAGAGGACGCGGTTCCTGCTCCGCTTACTCAGGAAGAAGACGGATGA
- a CDS encoding MFS transporter, giving the protein MSLQKIGNVPNTATNVTRFEVLGAISASHFLNDSIQSLMLAVYPLFKSHFDLSFGQIGLITLAYQVTASIIQPLVGRFTDGHPMPYSLPFGMLFTFGGLLLLSVAPNYEVLLLAAALVGLGSSVFHPESSRVARMASGGRHGLAQSIFQVGGNVGAAAGPLLAAFVVMPNGQHSLSWFSLAALLAIVILSFVGRWYQHQHHQPRRPAAKAVAPLLPAKLVRRSMIILVALMFSKFLYLTSISSYLIFYLMQRFHIGTREAQMHLFVFLAAVAAGTLAGGPIGDRIGRKKVIWVSLLGIAPFTMALPYVGLTLSAILTIVIGFLLASAFPAIVVYAQELVPGKIGTVSGLFYGLAFGLGGVGAALLGELADVWSIQVVYQICAFLPLLGILAGFLPHIPSERKH; this is encoded by the coding sequence ATGTCTCTGCAAAAGATTGGGAATGTCCCCAACACGGCCACCAACGTCACCCGCTTTGAGGTTTTGGGCGCTATCAGCGCGTCACATTTTCTCAATGATAGCATCCAGTCGCTGATGCTGGCGGTGTACCCGCTGTTTAAAAGCCATTTCGACCTGAGTTTTGGGCAGATCGGGTTGATTACGCTCGCCTATCAGGTGACCGCATCCATCATTCAACCGTTGGTCGGGCGTTTCACCGATGGCCACCCCATGCCCTATTCATTGCCCTTCGGCATGCTGTTTACCTTTGGTGGGCTACTGTTGCTATCCGTGGCCCCGAATTATGAGGTGCTCTTGTTGGCAGCAGCGTTAGTGGGCCTGGGTTCTTCGGTATTCCACCCAGAGTCGTCGCGGGTGGCGCGGATGGCCTCTGGCGGACGCCACGGACTGGCGCAATCCATCTTTCAGGTGGGTGGAAATGTGGGCGCAGCGGCGGGTCCGTTGCTGGCCGCCTTTGTCGTCATGCCCAACGGTCAGCACAGCCTGTCATGGTTCTCACTGGCGGCGTTGCTAGCCATCGTGATTCTTTCTTTCGTGGGGCGCTGGTATCAGCACCAGCACCATCAGCCCAGAAGGCCAGCGGCAAAGGCCGTGGCGCCCCTGCTACCTGCCAAACTGGTGCGACGCAGCATGATCATACTGGTCGCACTGATGTTCTCCAAGTTTCTGTATCTGACCAGCATCAGCAGTTACCTGATTTTTTACCTGATGCAGCGCTTTCATATCGGAACCCGGGAAGCGCAGATGCACCTCTTCGTGTTCCTGGCGGCAGTGGCAGCGGGGACATTGGCGGGCGGACCGATTGGCGACCGGATCGGCCGCAAGAAGGTGATCTGGGTCTCTCTGCTGGGGATCGCGCCCTTCACCATGGCTCTACCCTATGTGGGCCTGACCCTGAGTGCCATATTGACCATAGTCATCGGTTTTCTGCTGGCTTCGGCCTTTCCGGCCATCGTGGTGTATGCACAGGAATTGGTACCCGGCAAGATCGGAACCGTTTCCGGTCTGTTTTACGGGCTGGCTTTTGGTCTGGGCGGGGTCGGTGCCGCATTGCTGGGGGAACTGGCAGACGTCTGGAGTATTCAGGTGGTATATCAGATATGCGCTTTCCTGCCCTTGCTCGGTATACTGGCCGGATTTTTGCCCCACATTCCCAGCGAGCGGAAGCATTAG
- a CDS encoding peptidylprolyl isomerase translates to MANPQVVLHSNKGDIVIELDVDKAPNTVENFLKYVDEGFFDGTIFHRVIPGFMIQGGGFTADMQQKAVHAPIANEAGNGLKNARGTLAMARTNDPHSATAQFFINLTDNDFLNFKSASGSGWGYAVFGTVISGMDVVDDIAKTPTGNKGMHQDVPKETISIDKGERLPAA, encoded by the coding sequence ATGGCAAATCCGCAAGTAGTGCTGCACAGCAACAAGGGTGATATCGTCATTGAGCTGGACGTCGACAAGGCGCCCAACACCGTCGAGAATTTTCTGAAGTATGTCGATGAGGGCTTTTTTGACGGTACCATCTTTCATCGCGTGATACCTGGCTTCATGATTCAGGGCGGGGGTTTTACGGCGGACATGCAGCAGAAAGCCGTCCATGCGCCCATCGCCAACGAGGCGGGGAATGGTCTGAAGAATGCGCGCGGCACTCTCGCCATGGCGAGGACCAATGATCCCCACTCCGCCACCGCGCAGTTTTTCATCAATCTGACAGACAATGATTTCCTGAACTTCAAGTCAGCCTCAGGATCGGGCTGGGGCTATGCCGTTTTTGGTACGGTCATCAGCGGGATGGATGTGGTGGACGATATCGCCAAGACCCCGACCGGTAATAAGGGCATGCACCAGGACGTGCCCAAGGAAACCATCTCCATCGACAAGGGTGAGCGTCTGCCTGCGGCCTGA
- a CDS encoding polyprenyl synthetase family protein, giving the protein MTLDVAVNNETFAQFRSRSVRRIEDVLETLLPPAHLLPARLHDAMRYSTLGGGKRVRPLLVYAAGACLGVPLERLDRPAAALEMIHAYSLVHDDLPAMDNDDLRRGLPTCHRAYDEATAILVGDGLQAQAFLVLAEPGWGMAAERQVQMLATLAQAAGSRGMVGGQAIDLAAVGRELALPALEQMHLHKTGMLMRCAIQLALCAAGIDAQEARGAALLRYADRVGLAFQVQDDILDEIGDLQQTGKAQQGADRSRNKPSFITLLGLAEARSYAQRLLDEALDALQSWQAEADHLRALARLIIERSK; this is encoded by the coding sequence ATGACCCTGGATGTTGCGGTGAACAACGAAACTTTTGCGCAGTTCCGGTCACGCTCGGTACGACGCATTGAGGACGTTCTGGAAACACTGCTGCCCCCGGCGCATCTCCTGCCGGCGCGGCTGCATGACGCCATGCGTTACAGCACGCTGGGTGGCGGCAAGCGCGTCCGTCCTCTGCTGGTATACGCAGCAGGGGCCTGCTTGGGGGTGCCGCTGGAGCGTCTGGACCGCCCTGCAGCGGCATTGGAAATGATCCATGCCTATTCGCTAGTGCATGATGATCTCCCCGCCATGGACAATGATGATCTGCGTCGCGGCCTGCCCACCTGTCATCGCGCCTATGACGAGGCCACGGCCATTCTTGTCGGCGACGGTTTGCAGGCGCAGGCCTTTCTGGTGCTCGCGGAACCAGGTTGGGGCATGGCGGCGGAACGGCAGGTGCAGATGCTGGCAACCCTCGCGCAGGCCGCTGGTTCGCGGGGTATGGTGGGAGGACAGGCCATTGATCTTGCCGCGGTGGGGCGTGAATTGGCCTTGCCGGCGTTGGAGCAAATGCACCTGCACAAAACGGGCATGCTCATGCGCTGCGCCATCCAGTTGGCGCTCTGTGCGGCAGGCATTGATGCGCAGGAGGCTCGGGGTGCCGCGCTGCTGCGTTACGCCGATCGTGTCGGGCTCGCCTTTCAGGTGCAGGACGATATCCTTGACGAAATCGGGGATCTGCAACAGACCGGGAAAGCGCAGCAGGGCGCGGACCGCAGCCGCAATAAACCCAGTTTCATCACCCTGCTTGGCCTTGCAGAGGCGCGGAGCTATGCCCAACGCCTGCTCGACGAGGCTTTGGATGCCTTGCAATCCTGGCAAGCAGAAGCAGATCATCTTCGCGCCCTGGCGCGCCTCATTATAGAGCGGAGCAAATGA
- a CDS encoding outer membrane protein assembly factor BamB family protein produces the protein MASVTVSAASTTISQFEGNARHLAFTPNKIGDFDTFIGQHIIAPPSVDGETLLVTTGKAGRRQEGQVLRIDARTGAIIWRTSLGNMTMTQAIMADHDVIVGLGGKRMFAVNAGYSCRSRFPHAIVALQAATGKPVWEYATHCQDMPTPDYVHHEVLTPTGGGRFVALDARTGKLLWQTRIGGWSAMSSPARVGSNLYFGTDNLFTRHNDFYDIDWRTHKIRWSRNFAHTVNLAEASPVVCGNAVFTAFMRKDSYDLWDILVHLWKHTPMRHFTFEVVSLDAATGRLIHRKSIYTRYLSPRAWIQGRIISSEIYWKNWVIAALRKMSHAIHLPALFSHMRRHDPTHPGIYDPPLTAWHRIIYVEPRLTKRLYALDARTERILWTFRTGTDVSNPNIYHGALYTVNAKGILYVLNARTGKLIHTERLATGTVGPSDGLLSPHAFVVGGASGNLVSLPIGHMKTVDGVDENAR, from the coding sequence ATGGCGAGCGTAACCGTATCCGCAGCTTCCACCACCATATCTCAGTTCGAGGGGAATGCGCGACATTTGGCGTTTACCCCGAACAAGATCGGTGACTTCGATACCTTCATCGGTCAGCACATCATTGCTCCACCATCAGTCGACGGAGAAACCCTGTTGGTAACGACGGGGAAGGCGGGACGCCGCCAAGAGGGGCAGGTGCTGCGCATCGATGCACGGACAGGCGCCATTATATGGCGAACCTCGTTGGGCAACATGACCATGACGCAAGCGATCATGGCGGACCATGACGTGATAGTAGGGCTTGGGGGGAAGCGTATGTTTGCGGTCAACGCGGGCTATTCCTGCCGTTCCCGATTTCCCCATGCCATCGTGGCACTCCAGGCGGCTACCGGCAAGCCGGTCTGGGAATACGCCACGCACTGTCAGGATATGCCGACGCCTGACTATGTCCACCATGAAGTTCTAACTCCTACCGGGGGCGGGCGTTTCGTCGCCCTGGACGCCCGCACAGGGAAGCTGCTTTGGCAGACACGCATCGGTGGATGGTCGGCGATGTCTTCTCCCGCCAGAGTGGGTTCGAATCTGTATTTCGGAACGGACAATCTTTTTACTCGCCACAACGATTTTTACGATATCGACTGGCGAACTCACAAAATTCGGTGGTCGCGAAATTTCGCGCATACGGTCAATCTTGCGGAAGCATCCCCGGTGGTGTGTGGGAACGCCGTGTTCACGGCGTTCATGCGTAAGGATTCCTACGACCTGTGGGACATTCTGGTACATCTCTGGAAGCACACCCCGATGCGCCACTTTACCTTCGAAGTGGTGAGCCTAGACGCAGCGACCGGGCGTCTGATCCATCGAAAAAGCATCTATACCCGTTACCTATCGCCGCGCGCATGGATTCAAGGGCGTATCATCAGCAGTGAAATATATTGGAAGAACTGGGTAATAGCAGCACTACGGAAAATGAGCCACGCCATCCATCTACCAGCCCTGTTTTCCCATATGCGCAGGCACGATCCGACGCACCCCGGAATCTACGACCCTCCCCTCACCGCGTGGCACCGTATCATTTATGTCGAACCGCGCTTGACCAAACGTTTATATGCGTTGGATGCGCGTACAGAAAGAATCCTCTGGACCTTCCGGACAGGGACGGATGTCAGTAACCCCAATATATACCATGGAGCCCTCTATACGGTGAATGCCAAGGGAATATTATATGTGTTGAATGCGCGAACGGGCAAACTGATACATACCGAAAGACTCGCAACCGGCACGGTGGGCCCATCCGATGGGCTGCTCAGTCCGCATGCCTTTGTTGTGGGAGGCGCCTCCGGGAATCTGGTCTCCCTGCCTATCGGGCATATGAAAACGGTTGATGGCGTCGATGAAAATGCCCGCTGA
- a CDS encoding UDP-2,3-diacylglucosamine diphosphatase — MLFISDLHLCSAQPALTALFRQFCWHEGRAARAVFILGDLFDYWVHRDQAAEAPYAEILALLHGLHKQGTAVYLMVGNRDFALEADFLAQFGIIALPDPALLQLGDQRVLLTHGDLLCSDDHRYQRFRRVIRHPMTRLTLGRLPYAWLQRIARGLRRGSSREVRAKAPAITDANPQTIVAALQGEGAFALDGATYDILIHGHTHRPLWEQGPEGRRMVLGAWDADGAQIGRWENGQWSLQLLSPP; from the coding sequence GTGCTGTTTATCTCTGACCTGCATCTGTGTTCCGCACAGCCCGCGCTGACCGCCCTGTTCCGCCAATTTTGTTGGCACGAGGGCCGGGCTGCACGGGCGGTTTTCATTCTGGGCGATCTGTTTGACTACTGGGTGCATCGGGATCAGGCGGCGGAAGCTCCTTATGCGGAAATCCTTGCCCTGCTCCATGGGTTGCATAAGCAGGGGACCGCGGTGTATCTCATGGTCGGTAACCGGGACTTTGCCCTGGAAGCCGACTTTCTGGCGCAGTTCGGGATTATCGCTCTGCCCGACCCGGCGCTGCTGCAACTGGGCGATCAGCGTGTCCTTCTGACCCATGGTGACTTGCTGTGCAGCGACGATCATCGTTACCAGCGCTTTCGCCGGGTGATTCGCCATCCGATGACTCGACTGACGCTGGGGCGCCTGCCTTATGCCTGGCTCCAGCGTATCGCTCGCGGATTGCGTCGCGGCAGCAGCCGGGAAGTGCGGGCCAAGGCACCAGCCATAACCGACGCCAATCCGCAGACCATCGTCGCCGCCCTCCAGGGGGAGGGTGCTTTTGCGCTGGATGGGGCCACTTATGACATTTTGATTCACGGCCATACCCATCGCCCCCTTTGGGAGCAGGGTCCGGAGGGACGGCGCATGGTGTTGGGTGCCTGGGATGCTGATGGCGCACAAATCGGGCGCTGGGAAAACGGCCAATGGTCCTTGCAGCTACTGAGTCCACCGTAA
- the xseA gene encoding exodeoxyribonuclease VII large subunit — protein sequence MTSNDSQIPILTVSALNAAAREIIEGNFPLLRVEGELSNFSSPASGHWYFSLKDARAQVRCAMFRQRNTYTRIQPRNGMQVQVLAQPTLYEGRGDFQLIVEQLLDAGVGDLQARFAALRDKLAAEGLFAPEIKRPLPRWPQRVAVVTSASGAALHDIQVTLARRWPMLAVMIYPVPVQGDQAAAQICTALARIASRRQEDVVILARGGGSAEDLWCFNEESVARAIRACPVPVVTGIGHEIDFTIADFAGDLRAATPTAAAEAVSPDRAEWLPRVQTQRRQLEQSMQRTLRDATQRLDYLRLRLRHPGERVRDAERRLRLAREALRRVTQRQQAVWGGRLQVLQARRLRQDPRQRLQSLNEMLEARRAALTLAIDKRLASAAVQQQQQVAALRLLDPLAVLQRGFAVLRDESGKVIFGSASVAVHAQVTATLAQGALLCEVLEKSD from the coding sequence ATGACCAGCAATGATTCGCAGATCCCCATACTCACCGTCAGCGCACTGAACGCTGCCGCCCGCGAGATCATTGAAGGGAATTTTCCGCTGTTAAGGGTGGAGGGTGAACTGTCCAATTTCAGCAGCCCCGCATCGGGGCACTGGTATTTTTCGCTGAAAGATGCGCGGGCGCAGGTGCGCTGCGCCATGTTCCGGCAGCGCAATACCTATACCCGGATACAGCCCCGCAACGGCATGCAGGTGCAGGTATTGGCGCAGCCCACCCTGTATGAAGGACGGGGCGATTTTCAGTTGATTGTCGAACAATTACTGGATGCCGGGGTGGGCGATTTACAGGCACGTTTTGCCGCCCTCAGGGATAAGCTTGCGGCCGAAGGGCTTTTTGCGCCGGAGATCAAACGGCCCCTCCCCCGCTGGCCGCAGCGGGTCGCCGTGGTCACTTCCGCAAGCGGTGCGGCGCTGCATGACATTCAGGTGACGCTGGCGCGACGCTGGCCAATGCTCGCGGTCATGATTTATCCGGTGCCGGTGCAGGGCGATCAGGCGGCAGCACAGATTTGCACCGCGCTGGCCCGCATTGCCAGTCGGCGGCAGGAGGATGTGGTGATCTTGGCGCGTGGCGGCGGCAGCGCGGAGGATCTGTGGTGTTTTAATGAAGAAAGCGTGGCGCGCGCCATTCGTGCCTGCCCGGTGCCGGTGGTGACGGGTATTGGTCATGAAATTGATTTCACCATTGCTGATTTTGCGGGCGATTTGCGTGCGGCGACTCCCACGGCGGCGGCGGAAGCGGTTAGCCCCGACCGCGCTGAGTGGTTGCCACGGGTGCAGACACAACGGCGACAACTGGAACAGTCCATGCAGCGCACGCTACGGGACGCGACTCAGCGCCTCGACTATTTGCGGCTGCGCCTTCGTCATCCTGGCGAGCGGGTGCGGGATGCTGAGCGCCGTTTGCGTCTGGCGCGTGAGGCCTTGCGGCGGGTCACGCAGCGTCAGCAAGCCGTATGGGGCGGACGACTGCAGGTTCTCCAGGCCCGACGTTTGCGGCAAGACCCGCGCCAGCGCTTGCAAAGTCTGAATGAGATGCTGGAAGCCCGACGCGCCGCCCTGACTCTGGCGATAGATAAGCGATTGGCCAGCGCTGCGGTTCAACAGCAACAGCAGGTAGCGGCCTTACGCCTGCTGGACCCCTTGGCCGTGCTGCAGCGCGGTTTTGCCGTCCTTCGCGACGAATCCGGCAAGGTCATTTTTGGCAGCGCCTCTGTCGCGGTGCATGCACAGGTTACCGCGACCCTGGCACAGGGCGCCCTGCTCTGCGAGGTTCTCGAAAAAAGTGATTAG
- the trxA gene encoding thioredoxin, producing MAIVELTQDNFDAVVAGNDMVLVDFWAPWCAPCRAFAPIFEAAAEKHPDVVFAKVNTDTEQELANSFQIRSIPTLTVFRQQIGIFSQAGSLPASALEEVIQQARALDMDKVREEISAQPGTTH from the coding sequence ATGGCCATAGTAGAACTCACGCAAGATAATTTCGACGCCGTCGTGGCTGGAAACGACATGGTACTGGTTGATTTCTGGGCGCCCTGGTGTGCACCCTGCCGCGCCTTCGCGCCCATTTTCGAGGCCGCTGCTGAGAAGCATCCGGATGTGGTGTTCGCCAAGGTGAATACGGACACCGAGCAGGAACTTGCAAACTCTTTCCAGATCCGTTCCATTCCCACCCTGACCGTCTTCCGCCAGCAGATCGGTATTTTCTCTCAGGCGGGCTCACTCCCGGCCAGCGCGCTGGAAGAAGTGATCCAACAGGCCCGGGCACTGGATATGGACAAAGTCCGCGAAGAAATCTCCGCTCAGCCGGGTACAACGCACTGA
- a CDS encoding energy transducer TonB, which yields MAIAEHKFYFLVPEEKPHWSESLPPWLLLSALLIALGIFFLVHVQKPKMVSLRSQTTVHKTFEIMPKPIRPQAPSPTMPRALAPSKPFATPHRIVPAARPQPKPRAVPQPRRAPTPAHRLSQRVAPEMTQEASPSTQIQPLPHISIGRLEEQMDQVARAATASPPLPKFENPKGPVADFYIAGWIQKLERIGDLNYPGEMVGQLKVKVVLNPQGDLQRIIMVQSSGNKALDAAAERIIRLSFPYTPFSKQLAEQTRKIEIPLNMHFLGVRHVSAWH from the coding sequence TTGGCCATCGCTGAACACAAGTTTTATTTTCTGGTTCCCGAGGAAAAGCCCCACTGGAGCGAGAGCCTGCCGCCCTGGTTGTTGCTTTCCGCTCTGCTTATAGCGCTGGGTATTTTTTTTCTGGTACACGTCCAGAAGCCGAAAATGGTGTCATTGCGCAGTCAAACAACCGTCCACAAGACCTTTGAAATCATGCCCAAACCTATCCGGCCCCAGGCGCCCAGCCCAACCATGCCGCGGGCCCTGGCCCCCAGCAAGCCGTTTGCCACGCCGCATCGGATCGTACCCGCCGCACGTCCGCAGCCTAAACCCAGAGCCGTGCCGCAACCTCGTCGTGCGCCGACACCAGCGCATCGTCTGTCGCAACGGGTGGCGCCGGAGATGACACAGGAGGCCTCCCCCAGTACGCAGATTCAACCCTTGCCTCATATCAGCATTGGCAGATTGGAAGAACAGATGGACCAAGTGGCCCGCGCCGCGACTGCAAGTCCGCCGTTACCCAAGTTTGAAAATCCGAAAGGACCAGTGGCAGATTTTTATATTGCCGGATGGATACAAAAACTGGAGCGAATCGGCGATCTCAATTACCCGGGCGAAATGGTCGGGCAACTCAAGGTAAAGGTCGTGCTGAATCCGCAGGGAGACCTTCAACGCATCATCATGGTGCAGTCATCGGGGAACAAAGCCCTGGATGCGGCGGCGGAACGGATCATCCGCCTCTCCTTCCCGTATACGCCGTTCTCAAAGCAACTCGCAGAGCAAACCCGTAAAATAGAAATTCCGCTGAATATGCATTTCCTGGGGGTGCGGCATGTATCGGCCTGGCATTGA
- the dxs gene encoding 1-deoxy-D-xylulose-5-phosphate synthase: protein MSDLLKGFPMPAELRQMSRGEQKNVAKAVRHFLLETVSQTGGHLSSCLGAVELTVALHAVFNTPDDRLIWDVGHQAYPHKILTGRSARFPQLRIRDGLSGFLKRDESPYDSFGAGHSSTSISAGLGMAVAARLEHKSRQVVAVIGDGAMTAGLAYEALNNGGVLDADLLVVLNDNEMSISPNVGAVSRYLTGILSGRLYNTVREGAGQALSFVPPLRELAKKAEEGVKGLVTPGVLFEEMGFHYFGPIDGHDLDALIPTLENLKKIRGPRLLHVITKKGKGYGPAEQDPCGYHGVTPFNRSDGRMAKKSAGAPSYTQVFGDWLCEKGAAEKHLVAITPAMREGSGLVRFEQLFPERYFDVGIAEQHAVTFAAGLACDGIHPVVAIYSTFLQRAYDQLLHDVAIQNLPVLFAIDRAGLVGADGATHQGAFDIAYARCIPNLVIMAPKDEQEMRDMLNTGFAWQGPALVRYPRGNGLGVALDRDLSRQIPIGKAEILRKGKDLAILAFGTRAAAAMAAGETLGATVVNMRFVKPLDTELLISLAQSHRAFLTVEEGSRMGGAGSAVAEFLLNEGVVIPMRLLGLPDIFIEQGDASQWLADLGLGAAGIEKSGRELLALLAPSPVRA from the coding sequence ATGAGTGATTTGTTGAAGGGTTTCCCCATGCCTGCCGAACTGCGCCAGATGTCGCGCGGTGAGCAGAAGAACGTGGCCAAGGCGGTGCGTCACTTCCTCTTGGAAACGGTCAGCCAGACGGGTGGGCATCTCTCTTCCTGTCTCGGAGCTGTGGAGCTGACCGTGGCGCTGCACGCCGTATTCAATACGCCGGACGATCGTCTGATCTGGGACGTCGGACACCAGGCATACCCCCACAAAATTCTCACCGGGCGTAGCGCACGTTTTCCGCAGTTGCGCATCAGGGATGGTCTTTCCGGCTTCCTCAAACGAGATGAGAGCCCCTATGACAGCTTCGGCGCCGGACACTCCAGTACCTCCATCAGCGCTGGTCTGGGGATGGCGGTGGCGGCCAGGCTGGAGCATAAATCACGGCAGGTGGTGGCGGTCATTGGTGATGGTGCCATGACGGCAGGTCTCGCCTATGAAGCGCTGAATAACGGCGGGGTTTTGGATGCCGACCTGCTGGTTGTTCTCAATGACAACGAAATGTCTATTTCACCCAATGTTGGTGCGGTATCCCGATACCTGACGGGCATTCTTTCCGGGCGCCTCTATAACACCGTACGCGAGGGGGCGGGACAGGCGTTGAGCTTCGTACCGCCATTGCGAGAACTGGCCAAAAAGGCGGAAGAGGGCGTGAAGGGGTTGGTGACGCCGGGGGTGCTGTTCGAGGAAATGGGATTTCATTATTTTGGTCCCATTGATGGCCACGATCTGGATGCGTTGATCCCGACTCTCGAGAACCTGAAAAAAATCAGAGGACCACGTTTGCTTCATGTGATCACTAAAAAGGGCAAGGGCTATGGTCCTGCCGAGCAGGATCCCTGCGGCTATCACGGAGTAACGCCCTTTAACCGCAGTGATGGCAGGATGGCGAAGAAATCCGCCGGTGCACCCAGCTACACCCAGGTGTTTGGGGACTGGCTCTGCGAAAAAGGCGCGGCGGAAAAACACCTGGTCGCCATTACACCGGCCATGCGGGAGGGCTCCGGACTGGTGCGCTTTGAGCAACTGTTTCCCGAGCGTTATTTTGATGTGGGTATCGCCGAGCAGCATGCGGTGACTTTTGCGGCAGGGCTGGCCTGTGATGGGATACATCCGGTGGTCGCCATCTACTCCACCTTTTTGCAGCGGGCCTATGACCAGCTCCTGCATGATGTCGCCATCCAGAATCTGCCGGTACTTTTTGCCATCGACCGTGCCGGACTGGTGGGGGCCGACGGCGCCACCCATCAGGGCGCCTTCGACATCGCGTATGCCCGTTGCATACCGAATCTGGTCATCATGGCACCAAAAGATGAGCAGGAAATGCGCGACATGCTCAATACAGGCTTTGCCTGGCAGGGCCCTGCCCTGGTGCGATATCCGCGCGGTAACGGACTGGGCGTAGCCCTGGACAGAGATTTATCCCGGCAGATCCCTATCGGCAAGGCCGAGATCCTTCGGAAAGGCAAGGATCTGGCGATTCTCGCCTTCGGTACCCGGGCAGCAGCGGCCATGGCGGCGGGCGAAACCCTCGGCGCCACCGTCGTCAACATGCGCTTCGTCAAGCCGCTGGATACGGAATTGCTGATCAGCCTGGCCCAGAGTCATCGCGCATTTTTGACGGTGGAGGAAGGCTCACGTATGGGCGGTGCCGGTAGTGCCGTGGCAGAATTCCTGCTCAACGAGGGCGTCGTCATACCTATGCGTCTACTCGGTTTACCCGACATCTTCATCGAACAGGGCGACGCCAGCCAATGGTTGGCAGATCTGGGCCTGGGTGCCGCAGGAATCGAAAAGTCCGGCAGAGAATTGCTGGCATTGCTTGCCCCGTCACCAGTCCGGGCGTAG
- a CDS encoding DUF4168 domain-containing protein, whose amino-acid sequence MYHMLRNMLLGLGVFIFGSTLALADMGSSVGPVSQPAGTTAQPGQGTTAPMMPAQPAQGPHVGHKELHRFASAVVAIRPIDKKVHQEMSTKKMTVAQHHQILVKYGTQIKHILVQNHLTPVKYEMLLKKAQTDPAFAQRTEAVMKTMG is encoded by the coding sequence ATGTATCATATGTTACGCAATATGTTGTTAGGATTAGGTGTTTTTATCTTCGGCAGTACCTTGGCCTTGGCCGACATGGGGTCGTCCGTGGGGCCTGTTTCACAGCCTGCCGGCACCACGGCTCAACCCGGCCAAGGCACCACCGCGCCAATGATGCCGGCACAACCGGCTCAGGGTCCTCACGTGGGTCACAAGGAATTGCATCGCTTTGCATCGGCCGTTGTGGCTATTCGTCCGATCGACAAGAAGGTGCATCAGGAGATGTCGACGAAAAAAATGACCGTTGCGCAACATCATCAGATACTCGTGAAATACGGAACGCAAATAAAGCATATTTTGGTGCAGAATCATCTCACGCCAGTGAAATATGAAATGTTGTTGAAAAAGGCGCAGACAGACCCGGCGTTTGCTCAACGTACGGAAGCTGTCATGAAAACCATGGGTTAG